A single window of Gemmatimonadota bacterium DNA harbors:
- a CDS encoding efflux RND transporter permease subunit: protein MKTGPSGGIAQKFLHSKLTPLLIGASMAAGLGGLLTTPREEEPQIRVPMIDVAVGLPGANPREVERRIVEPLERALWEVPGVEYLYSASQSDGALVTARFEVGTEPELALTRLYGKLMANAASAPPGATPPLVTLHGINEVPILTITLSSAADHTGGYLLRQQAAELAAEIKRIPDVAESWVVGGAPREVRVTLDPAALAARGLSAGVVIHALGTSNVDLPAGTLVSDNRTVPVRVGHLLRRPDQVKDLVVGMQQGRAVRLGDVATIEDGPALPDQYVAHLEGADADFEPAVTIAIAKREGKNAADIAHRVLERVAELEGVVLSEDVRVTVTRDYGETATEKSRELLLHILIATLGVAVLVWLALGWREAVVVLVAVPVTLALTLLVYRLYGYTLNRITLFALVFAIGILVDDAIVVVENIARHLGMGRRHADEAAVIAVDEVGNPTILATLTVIAAILPMAFVSGLMGPYMRPIPVGASVAMIFSLVVAFAITPYLAVRLLRNHAPAHPTGGAGEEEEPRPTGRIADAYRSMLERWIADRRKRWTAYAVMVALLLVSVLLVPLKLVKVKMLPFDNKSEFQLIVDMPEGTTLERTNEVAQALALAVATDEDVHDVQTYAGVAAPFNFNGLVRHYFLRRGPTVADVQVNLADRHERDAQSHAIALRLRPVVDSVARAYGASVKLAEIPPGPPVLATLTAEVYGPDYDEQIRRAARVKEIFERTDGVVDVDWTVEAPHVQVRAAIDQAEALRAGITPEDLARTLAAAGGGAVGGLLHDEHAAEPVPLRIQLADADRSGVGDLAALPIATPGGARRLGSLAAFDSMPAPVTRHRKNLRPVVYVTADVAGAMESPAYAMLAMRHELGDEAEGIPVYYAASPTLTEESFLVWDGEWKITVDVFRDLGIAFAAVLVLIYVLVVAWFQSFLVPLVIMAPIPLTLIGILPAHALSGAFFTATSMIGMIALAGIIVRNSILLVDFVRLELERGRPLAEAVVASGLIRARPIVLTALAVVIGGIVMVTDPIFQGLGIALISGALVATLLTLVAIPLLYYEMMR from the coding sequence GGCGCTGTGGGAGGTGCCCGGCGTGGAGTACCTGTACTCCGCCTCGCAGAGCGATGGCGCGTTGGTGACCGCCCGCTTCGAGGTCGGCACGGAGCCGGAGCTCGCGCTCACGCGGCTCTACGGCAAGCTGATGGCCAACGCGGCGTCGGCGCCGCCCGGTGCCACGCCCCCGCTGGTGACGCTGCACGGGATCAACGAGGTCCCGATCCTGACGATCACGCTCTCGTCTGCGGCCGACCACACCGGAGGCTACCTGCTCCGGCAACAGGCCGCGGAGCTGGCCGCCGAAATCAAGCGCATCCCGGACGTGGCGGAGAGCTGGGTCGTGGGCGGCGCGCCGCGGGAGGTGCGCGTGACGCTCGATCCCGCCGCGCTGGCCGCGCGCGGACTGTCGGCCGGGGTGGTCATCCACGCCCTGGGCACTTCCAACGTGGACCTGCCTGCGGGTACGCTGGTGTCGGACAACCGCACGGTACCCGTGCGGGTGGGCCACCTGCTGCGTCGTCCGGATCAGGTGAAGGACCTGGTGGTGGGCATGCAGCAAGGCCGGGCCGTGCGGCTCGGAGACGTGGCCACCATCGAGGACGGCCCGGCCCTGCCGGATCAGTACGTGGCGCACCTGGAAGGCGCGGACGCGGACTTCGAGCCCGCCGTGACCATCGCCATCGCCAAGCGGGAAGGGAAGAACGCGGCCGACATCGCCCACCGCGTGCTGGAGCGGGTGGCGGAGCTCGAGGGCGTGGTGCTCTCCGAGGACGTGCGGGTCACCGTCACGCGGGACTACGGCGAGACCGCCACGGAGAAGTCCCGCGAGCTGCTGCTCCACATCCTGATCGCCACGTTGGGAGTGGCCGTCCTGGTGTGGCTGGCGCTCGGCTGGCGGGAGGCCGTGGTGGTGCTGGTGGCCGTGCCCGTCACGCTGGCGCTCACCCTGCTCGTCTACCGGCTCTACGGCTACACGCTCAACCGCATCACGCTGTTCGCGCTCGTCTTCGCGATCGGGATCCTGGTGGACGATGCCATCGTGGTGGTGGAGAACATCGCTCGCCATCTGGGGATGGGCCGCCGCCACGCGGACGAGGCCGCCGTGATCGCCGTGGACGAGGTGGGCAATCCCACCATCCTGGCCACGCTCACCGTCATTGCGGCCATCCTGCCCATGGCGTTCGTGTCCGGTCTGATGGGGCCCTACATGCGGCCCATCCCGGTGGGCGCTTCGGTCGCCATGATCTTCTCGCTGGTGGTGGCGTTCGCCATCACGCCCTATCTGGCCGTCCGCCTGCTCAGGAACCACGCGCCTGCCCACCCGACGGGGGGAGCCGGGGAAGAGGAGGAACCGCGGCCCACCGGCCGGATCGCCGATGCGTACCGCTCCATGCTCGAGCGCTGGATCGCAGATCGCCGCAAGCGCTGGACGGCCTATGCGGTGATGGTGGCCCTGCTCCTGGTGTCGGTGCTGCTGGTCCCGCTCAAGCTGGTGAAGGTCAAGATGCTCCCCTTCGACAACAAGAGCGAATTCCAGCTCATCGTGGACATGCCGGAGGGCACGACGTTGGAGCGCACCAACGAGGTGGCGCAGGCGCTCGCGCTGGCGGTCGCGACCGACGAGGACGTGCACGACGTGCAGACCTACGCCGGCGTGGCCGCGCCGTTCAACTTCAATGGCCTCGTGCGCCACTACTTCCTGCGGCGTGGTCCCACGGTGGCCGACGTGCAGGTGAATCTGGCGGACCGGCACGAGCGTGACGCCCAGAGCCACGCCATCGCGCTCCGGCTGCGGCCGGTCGTGGACTCCGTGGCGCGCGCCTATGGCGCCTCGGTCAAGCTGGCCGAGATCCCGCCGGGCCCGCCCGTGCTGGCCACCCTGACGGCCGAGGTCTACGGGCCCGACTACGACGAGCAGATCCGGCGGGCGGCGCGCGTGAAGGAGATCTTCGAGCGCACCGACGGCGTGGTGGACGTGGACTGGACGGTCGAGGCGCCGCACGTGCAGGTGCGCGCCGCCATCGACCAGGCAGAAGCGCTGCGGGCTGGCATCACGCCCGAGGATCTGGCGCGTACGTTGGCCGCGGCCGGCGGTGGCGCGGTGGGCGGGTTGCTCCATGACGAACACGCCGCGGAGCCGGTGCCGCTCCGCATCCAGTTGGCGGACGCGGACCGGAGCGGCGTCGGTGACCTGGCCGCGCTGCCCATCGCCACACCGGGTGGGGCGCGGCGGTTGGGTTCCCTGGCCGCATTCGACAGCATGCCCGCACCCGTCACCCGGCACCGCAAGAACCTGCGGCCGGTCGTGTACGTCACGGCCGACGTGGCTGGCGCCATGGAGAGCCCCGCGTACGCCATGCTGGCCATGCGCCACGAGCTGGGCGACGAGGCGGAAGGCATCCCGGTCTACTACGCCGCCTCTCCCACGCTGACGGAGGAGTCCTTCCTGGTGTGGGACGGCGAGTGGAAGATCACAGTGGACGTGTTCCGCGATCTCGGGATCGCCTTCGCGGCCGTGCTGGTGCTGATCTACGTGCTGGTGGTGGCCTGGTTCCAGAGCTTCCTGGTGCCGTTGGTCATCATGGCGCCGATCCCGCTCACGCTGATCGGGATCCTGCCCGCGCATGCGCTCAGCGGCGCGTTCTTCACGGCCACGTCGATGATCGGGATGATCGCGCTGGCGGGCATCATCGTGCGCAACTCGATCCTGCTGGTGGACTTCGTGCGGCTGGAGCTCGAGCGCGGGCGACCCCTGGCCGAAGCGGTCGTGGCCTCCGGGCTCATCCGGGCCCGACCCATCGTGCTCACCGCGCTGGCGGTCGTGATCGGGGGGATCGTGATGGTCACCGATCCGATCTTCCAGGGTCTCGGCATCGCGCTCATCAGCGGTGCGCTCGTGGCGACCCTCCTCACCCTGGTCGCGATCCCCCTCCTCTACTACGAGATGATGCGATGA